One genomic region from Vanacampus margaritifer isolate UIUO_Vmar chromosome 2, RoL_Vmar_1.0, whole genome shotgun sequence encodes:
- the myl12.2 gene encoding myosin, light chain 12, 2, translated as MSSKRAKGKNTKKRPQRATSNVFAMFDQSQIQEFKEAFNMIDQNRDGFIDKEDLHDMLASLGKNPTDEYLEAMMNEAPGPINFTMFLTMFGEKLNGTDPEDVIRNAFACFDEEGTGMIQEEQLRELLTTMGDRLTDEEVDELFREAPIDKKGNFNYMAFTRILKHGAKDKDD; from the exons ATGTCAAGCAAAAGGGCCAAGGGTAAGAACACCAAGAAACGTCCTCAGCGGGCCACCTCCAATGTGTTTGCCATGTTCGACCAGTCCCAGATTCAGGAGTTCAAGGAGGCCTTCAACATGATTGACCAAAACAGGGATGGCTTCATCGACAAGGAGGACCTGCACGACATGTTGGCTTCTCTAG GTAAAAACCCCACTGATGAATACCTGGAGGCCATGATGAACGAAGCCCCAGGTCCCATAAACTTCACCATGTTCCTCACCATGTTTGGGGAGAAGCTGAACGGCACTGACCCAGAGGATGTCATCCGCAATGCCTTCGCCTGCTTTGACGAAGAAGGCACTG GTATGATCCAGGAGGAACAGCTGCGTGAGCTGCTGACCACCATGGGCGACAGATTAACGGACGAGGAGGTGGACGAGCTCTTCCGGGAGGCGCCCATCGACAAGAAGGGCAATTTCAACTACATGGCGTTCACGCGTATCCTCAAGCACGGCGCCAAGGACAAAGACGATTAG